A genomic window from Gossypium hirsutum isolate 1008001.06 chromosome D12, Gossypium_hirsutum_v2.1, whole genome shotgun sequence includes:
- the LOC107946413 gene encoding sucrose transport protein SUC3 isoform X3, with protein MHFKIWKETTFYPSWITHDLCGYVGYILGDTKEDCSTFKGTRTRAAFVFVIGFWMLDLANNTVQGPARALLADLSGPDQHNSANAIFCLWMAVGNILGFSAGASGSWHRWFPFLKSRACCEACANLKAAFLVAVVFLFFCTLVTICFAKEVPLSVPANQPAHVSDSAPLLDDSNQHGFQHPKSKSEVSVVVNANRNHTENGYERVSKSEHAKRKDTNVQDEVFSDGPGAVVKLLTSLRHLPSGMHSVLIVMALSWLSLFPFFLFDTDWMGREVYHGDPKGNASEIKLYDQGVREGAFGLLLNSVVLGVSSLFIELMCKRVGSRLVWATSNYIVFGCMAVTAIISLVSVREYSQGIEHVMGGNAAIRIAALVIFILLGFPLAITFCVPFSVTAELTAESGGGQGLAIGVLNLAIVVPQIFVSLGAGPWDALFGGGNVPAFILGSLCALAAGVIATFRLPDLSSSFKSSGFHFG; from the exons ATGCACTTCAAAATATGGAAGGAGACGACCTTTTATCCTAGCTGGATCACTCATGATCTCTGTGGCT ATGTTGGATACATATTAGGCGATACAAAGGAGGATTGCAG TACATTTAAGGGTACACGAACCAGGGCAGCTTTTGTCTTTGTTATTGGGTTTTGGATGTTGGATCTTGCAAACAATACAGTGCAG GGACCAGCTCGTGCCCTTCTGGCTGATCTGTCAG GTCCTGATCAACATAATTCTGCAAATGCTATATTTTGCTTATGGATGGCTGTTGGAAACATCTTGGGATTTTCCGCTGGTGCTAGTGGGAGTTGGCACAG ATGGTTTCCTTTTTTGAAAAGTAGAGCTTGCTGTGAAGCCTGTGCCAATCTTAAAGCAGCATTTCTTGTTGCTGTT GTCTTTCTCTTTTTTTGTACTCTTGTGACTATATGTTTTGCGAAGGAGGTTCCACTTTCAGTGCCAGCAAACCAGCCAGCTCACGTATCGGATTCTGCTCCTTTGTTGGATGATTCCAATCAACATGGCTTTCAACACCCAAAATCAAAATCTGAAGTGTCTGTTGTTGTCAATGCTAATAGGAACCATACTGAAAATGGATATGAACGAGTGTCAAAATCTGAGCATGCTAAGAGAAAAGATacaaatgttcaagatgaagtTTTCAGTGATGGACCTGGTGCTGTTGTCAAGTTGTTGACCAGTTTAAGGCATTTACCGTCTGGAATGCACTCAGTGCTTATTGTTATGGCTCTCAGTTGG CTTTCCTTGTTCCCGTTCTTTCTGTTTGATACGGATTGGATGGGAAGAGAAGTATATCATGGAGATCCAAAGGGGAATGCTTCTGAAATAAAATTGTATGATCAAGGTGTCAGAGAAGGTGCATTTGGTTTGCTATTAAATTCT GTTGTTCTGGGTGTTAGTTCTCTCTTTATTGAACTGATGTGTAAACGGGTGGGGTCAAGACTTGTTTGGGCAACGAGCAACTATATTGTGTTTGGCTGTATGGCTGTCACAGCTATAATTAGTTTGGTATCTGTCAGAGAATATTCTCAAGGGATCGAACATGTAATGGGAGGGAATGCTGCAATCAGGATTGCTGCCTTGGTTATATTCATTCTTCTAGGCTTTCCTTTAGCT ATTACCTTTTGTGTTCCATTTTCTGTTACAGCAGAGTTAACTGCTGAATCTGGTGGCGGccaag GATTGGCAATTGGAGTTCTGAACCTTGCAATTGTTGTTCCACAG ATATTTGTATCGCTGGGTGCGGGTCCGTGGGATGCTCTATTTGGTGGAGGAAATGTGCCAGCCTTTATTTTGGGTTCCTTATGCGCTCTGGCTGCAGGGGTTATCGCAACTTTCAGGCTGCCTGATTTGTCAAGTTCCTTCAAGTCGTCTGGTTTTCATTTTGGTTAA